A stretch of the Desulfovibrio sp. JC022 genome encodes the following:
- a CDS encoding aminopeptidase, giving the protein MNKQLEHEPKSCWEIFKDEEHQQGMDDLAARYIDFLTRCKTERETIKYVEEKLTEAGFEDYLGADQCFRSFRDKTIFIARKGKKPLSEGFRLVGAHADTPRIDLKQHPLYEDLGMSMAKTHYYGGIRKYQWLARPLSLHGVVVKADGSKVDVVIGEDIDDPVLSILDLLPHLAQKQVTKKVSDAFEAEKLNILMGHSLSFAKDDEDGEEDNGKPSTKRKVLELLNEKYDIVEEDLFSAEMHIVPAGPARYVGLDKSVVGGYGQDDRSCVFLALEAFLNAPEPEHAQIVLFYDKEEVGSEGSTGAKSLFFEYCLEDLIEAWEPNAKMSRVMMAGKALSTDVHAAIDPDYQDAHEKLNSAYLGYGPCFCKFTGHRGKVGANDAHPEFVAWLRNILNEAGAPWQMAELGKVDLGGGGTVAKFLALYGMDVIDFGPPVLSMHSPFELTSKADLYATELAFRTFLKN; this is encoded by the coding sequence ATGAATAAACAACTTGAACATGAACCGAAAAGCTGCTGGGAAATTTTCAAAGACGAAGAGCACCAGCAGGGTATGGATGACCTCGCAGCCCGTTACATCGATTTTTTGACCCGCTGCAAGACCGAACGTGAGACGATTAAATACGTTGAAGAAAAACTTACGGAAGCCGGATTTGAAGATTACCTCGGCGCGGACCAGTGCTTCCGTTCCTTCCGCGATAAGACAATTTTTATTGCCCGTAAGGGTAAAAAGCCACTTTCTGAAGGATTCCGTCTGGTGGGCGCGCATGCCGATACCCCCCGTATCGATCTGAAACAGCATCCCTTGTACGAAGATCTTGGTATGTCCATGGCTAAGACCCACTACTATGGCGGTATCCGGAAATACCAGTGGTTGGCGCGTCCTCTTTCGTTGCATGGGGTAGTGGTTAAAGCAGATGGTAGCAAAGTTGACGTTGTGATCGGTGAAGACATAGATGATCCGGTCCTTTCCATTCTCGATCTGCTGCCGCACCTTGCCCAAAAGCAGGTTACCAAAAAGGTCAGCGATGCTTTTGAAGCTGAAAAGCTGAATATTTTGATGGGCCATTCCCTGTCTTTTGCCAAGGATGATGAAGACGGGGAAGAAGATAACGGCAAACCTTCCACGAAGCGTAAGGTGCTGGAGCTGCTCAACGAAAAATACGATATCGTTGAAGAAGACCTGTTCAGCGCGGAAATGCATATCGTGCCCGCTGGTCCGGCCCGTTACGTCGGACTCGATAAGTCTGTTGTTGGCGGTTACGGACAGGATGACCGTTCTTGCGTGTTTCTCGCGCTGGAAGCATTCCTCAATGCTCCCGAGCCTGAGCATGCTCAGATTGTACTTTTTTACGATAAGGAAGAGGTCGGTTCTGAAGGTTCCACCGGAGCCAAGTCACTCTTTTTTGAATATTGCCTCGAAGACCTGATCGAAGCTTGGGAGCCCAACGCTAAAATGTCGCGCGTTATGATGGCCGGTAAGGCTCTTTCCACTGACGTTCATGCGGCAATCGACCCTGATTATCAGGACGCTCACGAGAAGCTTAACTCAGCTTATCTCGGCTACGGTCCCTGCTTTTGCAAATTTACCGGGCATCGCGGTAAGGTCGGTGCAAACGATGCTCATCCCGAATTTGTGGCCTGGTTGCGCAATATCCTTAACGAAGCAGGCGCGCCGTGGCAGATGGCTGAACTCGGCAAGGTTGATCTTGGAGGAGGCGGTACTGTTGCCAAATTTCTCGCCCTCTACGGCATGGATGTGATCGATTTCGGTCCTCCTGTGCTTTCCATGCACAGCCCGTTCGAGCTGACCAGCAAGGCTGATTTGTATGCTACTGAATTGGCATTTCGTACTTTTTTGAAGAATTAG